A portion of the Rubritalea squalenifaciens DSM 18772 genome contains these proteins:
- a CDS encoding WD40 repeat domain-containing protein — translation MAVWLLVGALLYSINVKLMSTHWSVWKQVMVLDEELENSDAEWKGAVNQWVDIHESGVLMARTHNDGTIELWDLMDGSQLWRRGAAQVTSPASFADTRARYVGFQGDVLHVLSSDRLTSYNLEGAVIREVPVKVGARARKAAGVSMLVADAEHDSSVVIDLRTYKMWKIPGVMQMEDGQPRMDISPDEGLVMLGDRGQVRVFSLVSGGIVYEWTGDPLKMVDTSIDTDLKQVINQMDQASIKLEKQIAENTQMRNSMPTEARMTQDGKTLILLFSNHLDENNPSKRKTRIQALDMAENQVIWETEREGKCDEVHFLGTPDTFYLRQMLDGEQVLVSYEVDTGTVMNELPFSIIKERPIGRKPVRGLSQEHFYLDPSGERVVFTGSEPWISKVDENPSLFPLFISKADVPLVRFSSDGDLVATYSASGVVRVFYVYGREALGYFKHPLGWLLYFSWVIWGLVGVLIIWKWAKDEHGLKMPAWLGLFLGLQCLRMSYHFTNIAAVHARSIVEVPWEGSRQDLFGLFLLIVCMLYFVNFWLIRGANWSRLTSITVLSIKCCSLLISGLIILGVFESHWDIWQHEWWGTPVMYDSAAYISYISITWVGAFSCLVLLLSKDSAQWCKRWEEKQRAQTMKELTQTRVVPSVE, via the coding sequence ATGGCTGTGTGGTTGCTGGTCGGTGCTTTGCTTTACTCTATCAATGTAAAGCTGATGAGCACTCATTGGTCCGTATGGAAGCAAGTGATGGTGCTAGACGAGGAGCTTGAGAACAGCGACGCGGAATGGAAGGGGGCAGTCAACCAGTGGGTGGATATCCATGAATCAGGGGTCTTGATGGCCCGGACCCACAATGATGGAACGATCGAATTATGGGATCTAATGGATGGCTCTCAATTGTGGCGCCGGGGTGCGGCGCAAGTCACCAGTCCAGCCAGCTTTGCTGATACCAGAGCCCGCTATGTGGGTTTTCAGGGGGATGTGCTGCATGTTTTATCAAGCGATAGGCTTACGAGCTATAATCTAGAGGGAGCGGTGATCAGAGAAGTGCCCGTCAAGGTGGGTGCGAGAGCGAGGAAAGCGGCGGGGGTCTCCATGCTAGTTGCTGATGCAGAGCATGACAGTTCGGTGGTGATTGATCTGCGAACCTACAAGATGTGGAAGATTCCAGGTGTCATGCAGATGGAGGATGGCCAGCCGAGGATGGATATTTCTCCAGATGAGGGATTGGTGATGTTAGGTGATCGAGGTCAAGTGCGGGTGTTCTCACTCGTGTCTGGTGGGATCGTCTACGAATGGACAGGGGATCCCTTGAAGATGGTCGATACCTCCATTGACACGGATTTGAAGCAGGTAATCAATCAGATGGATCAGGCGTCTATCAAGCTTGAGAAGCAAATCGCTGAGAATACCCAGATGCGGAATTCCATGCCTACTGAGGCCAGGATGACGCAGGATGGTAAGACCCTGATTCTGCTGTTCTCCAATCATCTGGATGAAAATAATCCGAGCAAGAGAAAGACTAGAATCCAGGCTCTGGATATGGCCGAAAATCAGGTCATCTGGGAAACGGAACGCGAAGGGAAGTGTGACGAGGTTCATTTCCTGGGCACGCCAGATACGTTTTACCTGAGGCAGATGCTGGATGGTGAGCAGGTACTGGTGAGTTATGAGGTGGATACGGGAACGGTGATGAATGAGCTGCCGTTCTCTATCATCAAGGAGCGCCCAATAGGCAGGAAACCTGTGCGGGGACTTTCTCAAGAACACTTCTATCTGGATCCCTCTGGAGAGCGCGTCGTCTTTACAGGAAGCGAGCCATGGATCTCCAAAGTGGACGAAAACCCCAGTCTCTTTCCTTTGTTCATCTCAAAGGCGGACGTGCCTTTGGTGCGTTTCTCTAGTGACGGTGACTTGGTGGCCACCTATTCAGCCTCTGGTGTCGTCCGGGTCTTTTATGTCTACGGGCGGGAGGCTCTGGGGTACTTCAAGCACCCACTCGGGTGGTTGCTGTATTTTAGCTGGGTGATATGGGGGCTCGTGGGCGTGTTAATCATCTGGAAATGGGCAAAGGATGAGCATGGGCTGAAGATGCCAGCCTGGCTCGGTTTGTTCTTGGGACTGCAGTGCTTGAGGATGTCTTATCATTTTACAAACATCGCAGCGGTTCATGCCAGGTCTATTGTGGAGGTGCCGTGGGAGGGCTCCAGACAGGACCTCTTTGGTTTGTTCCTGCTGATCGTGTGCATGCTCTATTTTGTGAACTTCTGGTTGATCCGGGGTGCGAACTGGAGCCGGCTAACCAGTATCACGGTGCTATCTATCAAATGCTGTTCACTGCTGATTTCCGGGCTTATTATACTAGGAGTGTTTGAGAGTCATTGGGATATCTGGCAGCATGAATGGTGGGGTACACCTGTTATGTATGACTCTGCCGCTTATATCAGCTATATCTCGATCACTTGGGTAGGGGCCTTCTCTTGCCTAGTCCTGTTATTGAGCAAGGATAGTGCTCAGTGGTGCAAGCGCTGGGAGGAAAAGCAGAGGGCGCAGACGATGAAGGAACTGACTCAGACGAGAGTGGTTCCGAGTGTGGAATGA
- a CDS encoding YdcF family protein → MSKRNTKRTSRLRKWCKRFLFVLLILTVYASWQIWDIHRYGHVDDGGQADCAIVLGAAAYYNKPSPVFKARIDHAIKLYKEGRVKKVILTGGFGKDAEFAESEVAYEYCLKNGIPDKDLYKETESKTTEQNIAQAKKLMDKFGMESALLVSDPWHLKRAHAIAEKYEMQNRPSATLTTMYKSDESRLKFLMREFYYIHVWRFADL, encoded by the coding sequence GTGTCTAAACGAAATACCAAAAGAACCAGCCGCCTCAGAAAATGGTGCAAACGTTTCCTGTTTGTACTGCTGATTCTTACTGTCTATGCCAGTTGGCAGATTTGGGATATCCACCGCTATGGACATGTCGATGACGGTGGCCAGGCCGATTGCGCTATCGTGTTAGGGGCTGCTGCTTATTATAACAAGCCCTCTCCTGTGTTTAAGGCGAGGATTGATCATGCGATCAAGCTTTACAAGGAAGGTAGAGTGAAGAAAGTCATCCTGACCGGAGGATTTGGAAAAGATGCCGAGTTTGCCGAGAGCGAGGTGGCCTATGAGTACTGCCTGAAAAATGGAATCCCGGACAAAGATCTCTATAAAGAAACGGAGTCCAAGACGACTGAACAGAATATTGCCCAGGCAAAGAAGTTAATGGACAAGTTTGGCATGGAGAGCGCCTTGCTGGTGAGTGACCCCTGGCACCTGAAGAGGGCTCACGCTATCGCGGAGAAGTATGAGATGCAGAATAGGCCGTCTGCTACACTGACTACCATGTATAAGTCAGATGAAAGCAGACTGAAATTCCTGATGA